From one Lycium barbarum isolate Lr01 chromosome 6, ASM1917538v2, whole genome shotgun sequence genomic stretch:
- the LOC132644599 gene encoding ADP,ATP carrier protein 1, mitochondrial-like isoform X2, which yields MTIDQPHYPSVAHKVAGNFVLRSTQNRDLLAYQRQYKYGNQSNKPWLHRCEGKYDMSMVSSYSSPVFVQAPSEKGFSSFAIDFLMGGVSAAVSKTAAAPIERVKLLIQNQDEMIKAGRLSKPYSGIAECFSRTMKDEGLVSLWRGNTANVIRYFPTQALNFAFKDYFKRLFNFKKDRDGYWKWFAGNLASGGAAGASSLFFVYSLDYARTRLANDAKASKGGGARQFNGLVDVYKKTLASDGIAGLYRGFNISCVGIIVYRGLYFGLYDSLKPVLPQNLQDSFFASFALGWLITNGAGLASYPIDTVRRRMMMTSGEAVKYKSSMDAFTQILKNEGAKSLFKGAGANILRAIAGAGVLSGYDKLQLLILGKKYGSGGA from the exons ATGACAATTGATCAGCCACACTACCCATCTGTTGCTCATAAGGTAGCTGGAAACTTCGTGCTTAGATCTACTCAAAACCGAGATCTGCTGGCATACCAAAGACAATATAAATATGGAAATCAGAGTAATAAGCCCTGGTTGCATCGATGTGAAGGAAAATATGACATGTCGATGGTTTCATCCTACTCATCGCCAGTTTTTGTGCAAGCTCCTTCAGAGAAAGGTTTTTCCAGCTTCGCAATTGATTTTCTGATGGGTGGTGTCTCAGCAGCAGTCTCCAAGACAGCTGCTGCTCCAATCGAGCGTGTGAAACTCCTGATCCAGAACCAGGATGAGATGATCAAGGCTGGGAGGTTATCTAAACCATACAGTGGCATAGCTGAATGTTTTAGCCGAACAATGAAGGACGAAGGACTTGTGTCGTTGTGGAGAGGCAACACAGCTAACGTTATCCGTTATTTCCCAACTCAG GCCTTGAATTTTGCATTCAAAGATTACTTCAAGAGGCTTTTTAACTTCAAAAAGGACAGAGACGGTTACTGGAAATGGTTCGCCGGAAACCTTGCATCAGGAGGTGCAGCTGGTGCATCTTCCCTTTTCTTTGTCTACTCTCTTGATTATGCCAGAACTAGGCTAGCAAATGATGCTAAGGCTTCAAAAGGGGGAGGGGCTCGACAGTTCAATGGCCTGGTTGATGTATACAAGAAGACATTAGCATCTGATGGAATTGCTGGACTTTACCGTGGATTCAATATTTCATGTGTTGGGATCATTGTGTACCGCGGTCTCTACTTCGGTCTGTACGATTCTTTGAAGCCGGTTCTCCCTCAGAACCTACAG GATAGCTTCTTTGCTAGCTTTGCACTAGGGTGGCTAATTACAAATGGTGCTGGACTAGCATCCTATCCGATTGACACTGTTCGTCGAAGAATGATGATGACATCTGGTGAAGCAGTAAAATACAAAAGCTCAATGGATGCTTTTACTCAAATCTTGAAGAATGAGGGTGCTAAGTCCCTCTTCAAGGGTGCTGGTGCAAACATTCTTCGTGCTATTGCTGGCGCTGGTGTCCTATCTGGCTACGACAAACTCCAGTTACTCATACTGGGAAAGAAGTATGGTTCTGGTGGTGCTTAA
- the LOC132644599 gene encoding ADP,ATP carrier protein 1, mitochondrial-like isoform X1: MFLAISFTEMTIDQPHYPSVAHKVAGNFVLRSTQNRDLLAYQRQYKYGNQSNKPWLHRCEGKYDMSMVSSYSSPVFVQAPSEKGFSSFAIDFLMGGVSAAVSKTAAAPIERVKLLIQNQDEMIKAGRLSKPYSGIAECFSRTMKDEGLVSLWRGNTANVIRYFPTQALNFAFKDYFKRLFNFKKDRDGYWKWFAGNLASGGAAGASSLFFVYSLDYARTRLANDAKASKGGGARQFNGLVDVYKKTLASDGIAGLYRGFNISCVGIIVYRGLYFGLYDSLKPVLPQNLQDSFFASFALGWLITNGAGLASYPIDTVRRRMMMTSGEAVKYKSSMDAFTQILKNEGAKSLFKGAGANILRAIAGAGVLSGYDKLQLLILGKKYGSGGA, translated from the exons ATGTTTCTTGCAATTTCATTTACAG AGATGACAATTGATCAGCCACACTACCCATCTGTTGCTCATAAGGTAGCTGGAAACTTCGTGCTTAGATCTACTCAAAACCGAGATCTGCTGGCATACCAAAGACAATATAAATATGGAAATCAGAGTAATAAGCCCTGGTTGCATCGATGTGAAGGAAAATATGACATGTCGATGGTTTCATCCTACTCATCGCCAGTTTTTGTGCAAGCTCCTTCAGAGAAAGGTTTTTCCAGCTTCGCAATTGATTTTCTGATGGGTGGTGTCTCAGCAGCAGTCTCCAAGACAGCTGCTGCTCCAATCGAGCGTGTGAAACTCCTGATCCAGAACCAGGATGAGATGATCAAGGCTGGGAGGTTATCTAAACCATACAGTGGCATAGCTGAATGTTTTAGCCGAACAATGAAGGACGAAGGACTTGTGTCGTTGTGGAGAGGCAACACAGCTAACGTTATCCGTTATTTCCCAACTCAG GCCTTGAATTTTGCATTCAAAGATTACTTCAAGAGGCTTTTTAACTTCAAAAAGGACAGAGACGGTTACTGGAAATGGTTCGCCGGAAACCTTGCATCAGGAGGTGCAGCTGGTGCATCTTCCCTTTTCTTTGTCTACTCTCTTGATTATGCCAGAACTAGGCTAGCAAATGATGCTAAGGCTTCAAAAGGGGGAGGGGCTCGACAGTTCAATGGCCTGGTTGATGTATACAAGAAGACATTAGCATCTGATGGAATTGCTGGACTTTACCGTGGATTCAATATTTCATGTGTTGGGATCATTGTGTACCGCGGTCTCTACTTCGGTCTGTACGATTCTTTGAAGCCGGTTCTCCCTCAGAACCTACAG GATAGCTTCTTTGCTAGCTTTGCACTAGGGTGGCTAATTACAAATGGTGCTGGACTAGCATCCTATCCGATTGACACTGTTCGTCGAAGAATGATGATGACATCTGGTGAAGCAGTAAAATACAAAAGCTCAATGGATGCTTTTACTCAAATCTTGAAGAATGAGGGTGCTAAGTCCCTCTTCAAGGGTGCTGGTGCAAACATTCTTCGTGCTATTGCTGGCGCTGGTGTCCTATCTGGCTACGACAAACTCCAGTTACTCATACTGGGAAAGAAGTATGGTTCTGGTGGTGCTTAA
- the LOC132644154 gene encoding uncharacterized protein LOC132644154 produces the protein MLRACVIDFGDQWDQFLPLVKFAYNNSYHSSIYMAPFEALYGRRCLFPIGWFDAFEIRPWGTDLLRDSLDKVFLVFHVSMLNKYHSDGSHVIRRDSVLLDQNLSFEEQPIAILDIHVRKLRSKEIISVKVEWRHCPIED, from the exons ATGTtgcgagcttgtgtgattgactttggaGATCAATGGGATCAGTTTCTACCTTTGGTgaagtttgcttataataatagctaccattcgagcaTTTATATGGCCCcgtttgaggcattgtatggtaggagatgccTCTtcccgattggttggtttgatgctttCGAGATTAGGCCTTGGGGTACTGATTTGTTAAGGGATTCGCTGGACAAG GTGTTcctagttttccatgtttcgatgctgaacaAGTATCATTCGGATGGTTCTCATGTGATTAGACGGGATTCGGTGTTGCTTGATCAGAATCTGAGTTTTGAGGAGCAGCCGATAGCCATTTTGGACATACATGTTCGGAAGTTGAGATCGAAGGAAATAATTTCAGTGAAAGTGGAATGGAGGCATTGCCCTATTGAGGACTGA